A window of the Haloarcula rubripromontorii genome harbors these coding sequences:
- a CDS encoding tubulin/FtsZ family protein, with product MRVAAVGIGGAGGRIVERLWQDSERREAPYLGAACAFDTDTEALGELERLPADRRHAFGLSETTGTGTNGDRASAIAAIEDERREVRRAIDELITSDIDAIVLVAGLAGGTGSGATAHIADALRAVYSTPLYCLSVLPAGSDDDAAANTMQALRALESTVDGQILFDNQAWLGSGQTVDEASETLNETVVARLGALFAAGEATGSDTVGQSVVDASEIINTVSDSGFTTLGYASQDLQADSGSGAGTVIDQLKNRFLGDSSDDVDEIEAYNAVETTLRRAVRGKLTTQCELASADRALAVFAGPPAWLIRDAVTDGRRWLTEELQSPEVRSGDMPTPDRNTLSVLVVLSGVTELPRLVELKELADQST from the coding sequence ATGCGAGTCGCGGCAGTTGGTATCGGTGGTGCCGGTGGCCGAATCGTTGAGCGACTGTGGCAGGACAGCGAACGCCGCGAAGCGCCGTATCTCGGCGCAGCCTGTGCCTTCGACACGGACACCGAAGCGCTCGGCGAACTGGAAAGACTCCCGGCCGACCGGCGACATGCCTTCGGGCTCTCCGAAACAACTGGGACCGGAACGAACGGGGACCGAGCGAGCGCTATCGCCGCCATCGAAGACGAACGGCGCGAAGTTCGCCGGGCGATAGACGAACTGATAACGAGTGATATCGACGCCATCGTCCTCGTGGCCGGGCTTGCAGGCGGGACTGGCAGCGGCGCCACAGCCCACATTGCCGACGCGCTCAGAGCGGTTTACTCGACCCCACTCTACTGTTTATCGGTGTTACCCGCCGGCAGCGACGACGACGCAGCCGCGAACACGATGCAGGCACTCCGGGCGCTGGAATCGACCGTCGACGGACAGATACTGTTCGACAACCAAGCGTGGCTCGGGAGCGGCCAGACGGTCGATGAGGCCTCCGAGACACTGAACGAAACAGTTGTGGCGCGGCTCGGGGCGCTATTCGCCGCAGGTGAAGCGACGGGATCCGACACTGTCGGTCAGAGTGTCGTTGACGCTAGCGAGATTATCAATACCGTTTCAGACTCTGGTTTCACAACGCTTGGCTACGCCAGTCAGGACCTGCAGGCGGACAGTGGGAGCGGGGCCGGGACAGTTATAGACCAGCTCAAGAACCGTTTTCTCGGTGACAGCTCGGACGACGTTGACGAGATAGAGGCATACAACGCCGTCGAGACGACACTTCGCCGAGCGGTGCGTGGCAAACTAACGACACAGTGCGAGCTGGCGTCCGCCGATAGAGCCCTGGCTGTGTTTGCTGGGCCGCCCGCGTGGCTGATTCGGGATGCCGTTACCGACGGGCGGCGATGGCTTACCGAGGAACTCCAGTCGCCGGAGGTCCGGAGTGGCGACATGCCGACACCCGACCGAAACACGTTGTCGGTTTTAGTCGTACTTAGCGGCGTTACAGAACTGCCGCGGCTGGTGGAGCTCAAAGAGCTAGCCGATCAGTCAACATAG
- a CDS encoding universal stress protein: MTLVVPFDGSELAEAALVRATEFGNVFEEDVLAVSVVRNGNAEYAREHDWIGPNEGFDLESVVSSLHEQVIELCPSSDFRHTVVDRYAPAGSVAKAIRKMAKREDASMVFIGSENAGHLVTSISSVGGSIASDDAYDVVIVRNCNPSKIAKLKNTSPHRQSKSDFYLPE; encoded by the coding sequence ATGACTCTCGTTGTGCCGTTTGACGGCTCCGAATTAGCAGAGGCAGCACTCGTCCGGGCAACGGAGTTCGGCAACGTCTTCGAAGAGGACGTGCTGGCCGTCAGTGTCGTCCGGAACGGGAATGCAGAGTACGCTCGGGAACACGACTGGATCGGGCCGAACGAAGGATTCGACTTGGAGAGCGTTGTCAGCTCACTGCACGAGCAGGTGATAGAACTGTGTCCGAGTTCCGATTTCCGACATACAGTCGTGGATCGGTACGCACCGGCCGGGTCGGTGGCGAAAGCCATCCGCAAGATGGCCAAGAGAGAAGACGCGTCAATGGTCTTTATCGGGAGTGAAAACGCCGGCCACCTCGTCACGAGTATCAGCAGTGTCGGCGGATCGATTGCCTCGGACGACGCTTACGACGTCGTCATCGTTCGCAATTGCAATCCGTCCAAAATCGCTAAACTCAAGAATACGTCCCCACACAGGCAGTCGAAATCCGATTTTTATCTCCCGGAATAG